A stretch of Malus sylvestris chromosome 11, drMalSylv7.2, whole genome shotgun sequence DNA encodes these proteins:
- the LOC126590437 gene encoding uncharacterized protein LOC126590437: MRPANVDEEQVKLRAFPFTLEAKANEWLYNLPPGSMNTWNQVKQAFLEQYFPATKAASIKKDICAIRQQHGEPFGDYYERFTHLVASCPNHQISEHLLIQYFYEGLCGTDRVMLDAASGGAFMDKTPINAKALLKNIVGNNTRQFGGRDELPLTKVNEVSANSSIELQLANLTELPLKKVNESYQIFGAVAGDMTPINAKALLKNIAGNTRKFGGRDELPLKKVNEKTDKAIENLERQMSQLASLMRQQHQPGRLPSQTVVNPNAEQMNVVTLRSGKEVFKQLRMQKRTRKDTIEQGELQTKNLEQDEASIETEKSPKDTELNKNDSDKQNDKEILDTFRKVQVNLPLLDAIKQMSKYAKFLKELCMNKRRFNDQETVALSEEVSTVLQRKLPPKLKDAGSFTIPCVIGGKEFGRALCDFGASINLMPYSVYESLNLGDLKETKVVIQLTDRSNRYPKGLLEDVLVQVNELIFPADFFVLEMEHDPMPTALPLILGRPFLRTARTKIDVYDGTLTMEIDGESVKFKIFNAMRYPSDLESCLSIDAFDYFVQDCFNEGVGQDNLEKALVHSITHGNFNYSKHIEEELIQTVASLESLSPICGKCSSYFISLPTSNKKTLPFVIQAPKLELKPIPEYLKYAFLGEDETLPVIISSQLTAEEGEKLIRVLKDHKTAIAWSIADIKGINPATCMHRILLEEGGKPTREAQRRLNPLMMEVVKKEVIKLLDVGIIYPISDSKWVSPIQVIPKRSGVTVVKNEASELVPTRVQNSWRIAVAPENQENTTFTCPFGTFAYRRMPFGLCNAPATFQRCMSVVAFNKLKELLSTAPPDWSLPFELMCDASDYDVGAVLGQRVNKVPHVIYYASRTLNDAQLNYSTTENELLAVVFALEKFRSYLIETKVIVFSDHAALKYLLTKKDAKPRLIRWILLLQEFDLEIKDKKGSENVVADHLSRFVHSNTEKDLIPLRESFPDEQLFSLKITDPWYADIINYKVIKKIPDDYTCAQKDKLVKTAKYYEWDDPYLWKYCTDQ, from the exons ATGAGACCAGCAAATGTGGATGAGGAGCAAGTCAAGTTGAGGGCATTCCCATTTACATTAGAAGCCAAggcaaatgagtggctttacAATTTACCTCCAGGATCAATGAACACATGGAACCAGGTGAAGCAAGCATTTTTGGAGCAATATTTTCCGGCCACAAAAGCTGCAAGCATAAAGAAGGACATATGTGCAATCCGACAACAACATGGAGAGCCCTTTGGAGATTACTACGAGCGATTCACACATTTGGTTGCATCTTGTCCTAATCATCAAATTTCAGAGCATCTTTTAATACAGTATTTTTATGAAGGATTATGTGGTACTGATCGTGTAATGCTTGATGCAGCAAGTGGAGGAGCATTCATGGACAAGACACCAATAAATGCTAAGGCATTATTAAAGAACATTGTTGGCAATAATACACGACAATTTGGAGGGAGAGATGAGCTACCTCTTACGAAAGTTAACGAGGTAAGTGCTAATTCTAGTATTGAATTACAATTAGCTAACTTGACTGAGCTACCTCTTAAGAAAGTTAACGAG tcctatcaaatttttggcgccgttgccggggacaTGACACCAATAAATGCTAAGGCATTATTAAAGAACATTGCTGGCAATACACGAAAATTTGGAGGGAGAGATGAGCTACCTCTTAAGAAAGTTAACGAG AAAACAGACAAAGCAATTGAAAACCTTGAGCGCCAAATGAGTCAGTTAGCAAGTTTGATGAGGCAACAACACCAACCAGGAAGGCTGCCTAGCCAAACCGTGGTGAATCCAAATGCGGAGCAGATGAATGTTGTGActttaaggagtggaaaagaagtttttaAGCAGTTGAGGATGCAAAAGAGGACTAGAAAAGACACAATTGAACAAGGGGAGCTACAAACCAAGAATCTTGAGCAAGATGAGGCTTCAATAGAAACTGAAAAGTCTCCTAAAGATACAGAATTGAACAAAAACGATTCTGATAAG CAAAATGATAAGGAAATCTTGGATACTTTCCGGAAAGTCCAAGTGAACTTACCTCTTTTAGATGCCATAAAACAAATGTCCAAGTATGCAAAGTTCCTTAAAGAGCTTTGTATGAACAAGAGGAGATTCAATGATCAAGAAACTGTGGCATTAAGTGAGGAAGTATCAACTGTTTTGCAGAGAAAACTGCCACCGAAGTTAAAGGATGccggtagctttaccattccatGTGTAATCGGAGGGAAAGAGTTTGGGAGAGCCTTGTGCGATTTTGGGGCATCCATTAATCTGATGCCATATTCAGTGTATGAGTCAttgaaccttggagacttgAAGGAAACAAAGGTAGTAATCCAGTTGACAGATCGTTCAAATAGATATCCCAAAGGCCTATTGGAGGATGTACTTGTGCAAGTGAATGAGCTCATTTTTCCCGCtgatttttttgttcttgagaTGGAACATGACCCTATGCCTACTGCACTTCCTCTTATATTGGGAAGACCATTCCTTAGAACAGCACGGACAAAGATTGATGTCTACGATGGTACCTTAACCATGGAAATTGATGGAGAAAGTGTCAAGTTCAAAATCTTCAATGCTATGAGGTACCCTAGTGATTTAGAATCTTGTTTGTCTATTGATGCGTTTGACTATTTTGTGCAGGATTGTTTTAATGAAGGTGTGGGACAAGATAATTTGGAAAAGGCATTAGTGCATAGCATTACACatggaaattttaattattcaaaGCACATTGAAGAAGAATTAATCCAAACAGTGGCCTCTCTTGAGTCTCTTTCACCAATTTGTGGTAAGTGttcttcctattttatttctcttcctaCTTCTAACAAAAAAACTCTTCCTTttgtgattcaggcacctaaaTTGGAGCTTAAACCGATCCCTGAATATCTGAAGTATGCATTTTTGGGAGAGGATGAAACATTACCAGTCATCATATCGTCACAACTCACAGCAGAAGAGGGGGAGAAACTGATCCGGGTACTGAAGGATCACAAAACTGCCATAGCTTGGAGCATTGCAgatatcaaaggtataaatccaGCTACATGTATGCATAGGATTCTGCTGGAAGAAGGTGGAAAACCAACTAGGGAAGCTCAACGCCGTTTGAACCCACTCATGATGGAGGTCGTTAAGAAAGaggttatcaaacttcttgatgttGGCATCATATATCCTATTTCGGACAGCAAGTGGGTGAGCCCTATTCAAGTAATTCCCAAGCGATCCGGAGTCACAGTTGTTAAGAATGAAGCTAGTGAGCTAGTGCCTACACGTGTGCAAAATAGTTGGAGA attgcaGTTGCTCCGGAGAATCAAGAAAATACGACTTTCACATGTCCATTTGGCACATTTGCATATCGAAGGATGCCGTTTGGACTTTGCAACGCTCccgccacatttcaaaggtgtatg AGTGTGGTAGCATTCAACAAGCTTAAGGAGTTGTTATCCACGGCTCCACCAGATTGGAGTTTACCTTTTGAGTTGATGTGTGATGCTTCAGACTATGATGTTGGTGCAGTTCTAGGGCAGCGTGTCAACAAAgtgccacatgtcatctatTATGCATCTCGAACACTCAATGATGCACAGTTGAATTATTCAACAACAGAGAATGAGcttctagctgttgtatttgctttagaaaaATTTAGATCTTATCTGATTGAGACTAAAGTTATTGTGTTttctgaccatgcagctttgaagtatctACTCACAAAAAAAGATGCAAAACCGCGACTCATTCGATGGATACTTCTgcttcaagagtttgacttgGAGATCAAGGATAAGAAAGGGAGTGAAAATGTTGTAGCAGATCATCTTAGCCGATTTGTGCATTCAAACACAGAGAAAGATCTCATCCCTTTACGTGAGAGTTTTCCGGATGAGcaattattttcattaaagaTTACTGACCCTTGGTATgcagatattatcaattacaagGTCATCAAAAAGATTCCGGATGATTATACATGTGCTCAAAAAGATAAGCTTGTCAAAACTGCCAAATACTACGAgtgggatgatccttatttgtggaaatattgcacTGATCAATAG
- the LOC126590438 gene encoding uncharacterized protein LOC126590438 — protein MDMSVAGQQRNLQLNELDEIRNDAYESSRIYKEKSKAFHDKMISRKSFSIGQKVLLFNSRLRLFPVEIQSAKTGNMFKVNGHRLKPYYESFAEHDVEVVPLQEPSPLG, from the exons ATGGACATGAGTGTTGCTGGACAACAGAGGAATCTTCAATTGAATGAGTTAGACGAAATCCGGAATGATGCATACGAGTCTAGTCGAATATACAAGGAGAAATCAAAAGCatttcatgacaagatgatatcaAGGAAGAGCTTTTCCATTGGACAAAAAGTTCTTCTAtttaattctcgccttcggttattTCCAG TGGAAATCCAAAGTGCAAAGACCGGAAACatgttcaaagtgaatgggcatagACTCAAGCCATATTATGAGTCTTTTGCGGAGCATGATGTGGAGGTTGTACCCCTCCAAGAACCATCTCCCCTTGGATGA
- the LOC126590770 gene encoding transcription factor MYC2-like isoform X2 yields the protein MEEIISSFCPPDFCQETTFQQRLQFLVQNVPEWWVYSIFWRASKDSSSDQVSLSWAGGHFQNTRDHLASKRSNQVNREVEALLHDDVMYLDMRLVDHGDVTDSELFYFYTVSLTQSFSASHGNNSNNIFGRAFGSGGFVWLAGDHEFQFYECERVKEARMHGIQTLVCIATPCGVVELASLDVIKEDYGLVHLSKSLFGSDGNHNNNNRRLSKHQTSLEGNILDPILENELFSADQNELTRQDAGGINEAAAPINVGGSSLESPSNSVGNFTSENTKNKTRSKNRGRSSNNGAASRQSQLSNHVEAEKQRREKLNHRFFVLRSVVPNVSKMDRSSLLADAVAYINQLKSKVEELDAKVQEQAQKPKAGNNASNNLDHQSSQSTSAIVGQHHYSNINFNDNTISNSNRAAAAAVVEVDVDVKIMGSEAKIRVQSPDQDYPYAKLMSALKGLGLQVYHASISSVKELMIQDVVARLPYGFTSEEVLRNGIIKRWSH from the exons ATGGAAGAAATCATATCCTCATTCTGTCCACCCGATTTCTGCCAGGAAACCACATTTCAACAGCGCCTACAGTTCTTAGTTCAGAACGTGCCTGAGTGGTGGGTGTATTCCATTTTCTGGCGAGCCTCCAAAGACAGCAGTAGTGACCAAGTTTCCCTGTCATGGGCTGGCGGACATTTTCAGAACACCCGCGACCACTTGGCATCGAAAAGAAGCAATCAAGTGAACCGGGAAGTTGAAGCTCTTTTGCATGATGACGTGATGTATTTGGACATGAGGCTGGTGGATCATGGAGATGTCACTGACTCCGAGTTGTTTTACTTTTACACCGTTTCCTTAACCCAGTCATTCTCTGCAAGCCACGGTAATAATAGTAACAATATTTTCGGCAGGGCATTTGGTTCTGGTGGGTTTGTTTGGCTTGCAGGTGACCATGAATTTCAGTTTTATGAGTGTGAGAGAGTGAAAGAAGCCAGAATGCATGGAATCCAAACTTTGGTTTGCATTGCAACTCCTTGTGGGGTGGTTGAACTGGCCTCTTTGGATGTGATCAAAGAAGATTACGGTCTAGTGCATTTATCAAAGTCGCTGTTCGGATCAGACGgcaaccacaacaacaacaacaggaGGCTCTCAAAGCATCAGACCAGTCTTGAAGGCAATATACTTGATCCTATCCTAGAAAATGAACTGTTTTCAGCAGATCAAAATGAACTGACCCGACAAG ATGCAGGTGGAATAAACGAAGCTGCTGCACCTATCAATGTAGGAGGATCATCACTAGAATCACCTTCTAACTCCGTTGGTAATTTCACCTCCGAGAATACTAAGAACAAGACTCGATCAAAAAACAGAGGAAGGTCATCAAACAATGGAGCTGCAAGTAGACAATCACAATTGTCAAACCACGTTGAAGCCGAGAAACAGAGGAGGGAGAAACTCAACCACAGATTCTTTGTCCTCCGGTCAGTTGTTCCCAATGTGTCCAAAATGGACAGGTCCTCTTTGCTTGCCGATGCCGTGGCGTACATcaatcaactcaaatcaaaagtTGAGGAGTTGGACGCCAAAGTCCAAGAACAAGCACAAAAACCTAAAGCGGGCAATAATGCAAGTAACAATCTTGATCATCAGTCCAGCCAAAGCACCAGCGCTATAGTTGGCCAGCATCATTATTCTAATATTAATTTTAATGATAATACTATTAGTAATAGTAATAGGGCAGCTGCTGCTGCAGTTGTGGAAGTGGATGTGGATGTGAAGATTATGGGGTCAGAAGCCAAGATACGTGTTCAGAGTCCGGATCAAGACTACCCATATGCTAAGTTGATGAGTGCACTCAAAGGCCTAGGGTTACAAGTGTACCATGCAAGCATATCGAGCGTGAAAGAGTTGATGATTCAAGATGTTGTGGCAAGACTGCCTTATGGGTTCACTAGTGAGGAGGTATTGAGAAACGGTATTATTAAAAGATGGTCACATTAG
- the LOC126590770 gene encoding transcription factor MYC2-like isoform X1: MEEIISSFCPPDFCQETTFQQRLQFLVQNVPEWWVYSIFWRASKDSSSDQVSLSWAGGHFQNTRDHLASKRSNQVNREVEALLHDDVMYLDMRLVDHGDVTDSELFYFYTVSLTQSFSASHGNNSNNIFGRAFGSGGFVWLAGDHEFQFYECERVKEARMHGIQTLVCIATPCGVVELASLDVIKEDYGLVHLSKSLFGSDGNHNNNNRRLSKHQTSLEGNILDPILENELFSADQNELTRQVLLFFPDAGGINEAAAPINVGGSSLESPSNSVGNFTSENTKNKTRSKNRGRSSNNGAASRQSQLSNHVEAEKQRREKLNHRFFVLRSVVPNVSKMDRSSLLADAVAYINQLKSKVEELDAKVQEQAQKPKAGNNASNNLDHQSSQSTSAIVGQHHYSNINFNDNTISNSNRAAAAAVVEVDVDVKIMGSEAKIRVQSPDQDYPYAKLMSALKGLGLQVYHASISSVKELMIQDVVARLPYGFTSEEVLRNGIIKRWSH, encoded by the exons ATGGAAGAAATCATATCCTCATTCTGTCCACCCGATTTCTGCCAGGAAACCACATTTCAACAGCGCCTACAGTTCTTAGTTCAGAACGTGCCTGAGTGGTGGGTGTATTCCATTTTCTGGCGAGCCTCCAAAGACAGCAGTAGTGACCAAGTTTCCCTGTCATGGGCTGGCGGACATTTTCAGAACACCCGCGACCACTTGGCATCGAAAAGAAGCAATCAAGTGAACCGGGAAGTTGAAGCTCTTTTGCATGATGACGTGATGTATTTGGACATGAGGCTGGTGGATCATGGAGATGTCACTGACTCCGAGTTGTTTTACTTTTACACCGTTTCCTTAACCCAGTCATTCTCTGCAAGCCACGGTAATAATAGTAACAATATTTTCGGCAGGGCATTTGGTTCTGGTGGGTTTGTTTGGCTTGCAGGTGACCATGAATTTCAGTTTTATGAGTGTGAGAGAGTGAAAGAAGCCAGAATGCATGGAATCCAAACTTTGGTTTGCATTGCAACTCCTTGTGGGGTGGTTGAACTGGCCTCTTTGGATGTGATCAAAGAAGATTACGGTCTAGTGCATTTATCAAAGTCGCTGTTCGGATCAGACGgcaaccacaacaacaacaacaggaGGCTCTCAAAGCATCAGACCAGTCTTGAAGGCAATATACTTGATCCTATCCTAGAAAATGAACTGTTTTCAGCAGATCAAAATGAACTGACCCGACAAG tacttcttttttttccagATGCAGGTGGAATAAACGAAGCTGCTGCACCTATCAATGTAGGAGGATCATCACTAGAATCACCTTCTAACTCCGTTGGTAATTTCACCTCCGAGAATACTAAGAACAAGACTCGATCAAAAAACAGAGGAAGGTCATCAAACAATGGAGCTGCAAGTAGACAATCACAATTGTCAAACCACGTTGAAGCCGAGAAACAGAGGAGGGAGAAACTCAACCACAGATTCTTTGTCCTCCGGTCAGTTGTTCCCAATGTGTCCAAAATGGACAGGTCCTCTTTGCTTGCCGATGCCGTGGCGTACATcaatcaactcaaatcaaaagtTGAGGAGTTGGACGCCAAAGTCCAAGAACAAGCACAAAAACCTAAAGCGGGCAATAATGCAAGTAACAATCTTGATCATCAGTCCAGCCAAAGCACCAGCGCTATAGTTGGCCAGCATCATTATTCTAATATTAATTTTAATGATAATACTATTAGTAATAGTAATAGGGCAGCTGCTGCTGCAGTTGTGGAAGTGGATGTGGATGTGAAGATTATGGGGTCAGAAGCCAAGATACGTGTTCAGAGTCCGGATCAAGACTACCCATATGCTAAGTTGATGAGTGCACTCAAAGGCCTAGGGTTACAAGTGTACCATGCAAGCATATCGAGCGTGAAAGAGTTGATGATTCAAGATGTTGTGGCAAGACTGCCTTATGGGTTCACTAGTGAGGAGGTATTGAGAAACGGTATTATTAAAAGATGGTCACATTAG